The Apium graveolens cultivar Ventura chromosome 10, ASM990537v1, whole genome shotgun sequence nucleotide sequence AGAGATGAATGCCAGGAATATCCCTCCAGATTTGCATACTTACAATATATTGATAGATGCATGTTGCAAAGAAGGAAAGGTCAAAGATGCGGAATCTGTGATGGAATTGATGATTCAAAGAGGCCAATATCCTGATGTAGTCACATACAATTCACTGATGGATGGATATTGCTTGCGTGGAGAAATTGATGAAGCCTTAGAGGTGCTCAAAACCATGAGGGGAAAGGGTATATTGCCCAATTCTTGTACCTACAATattttgataaatggttgttgtAAAAAGATGGAAGTGGACAGAGCAATTAGTCTCCTTAAACAAATGCCCCTTGAAGGTTTGGTACCAACAATTGAAACTTTCAGTACTATTTTGCAAGGATATTTTCAGGCAGGTAGAGTTGTTGAAGCACGAAAGTTTCTTCAGGAGAGGATGCTAAACGAAGGTTGTAAACTAGATATTGTAACATTTACGATCATATTGCATGGTCTTTGCGAGAACCATCTTGTTGGTGAAGCACTCTCTTTCTTTCACACAATGGAATGCGCTGGTGTACATCCAGATATAGTTATTTACACTATTCTGATTGACGGATTGAGCAAAGATGGACGTCTAGAAAAGGCAAGAACCCTTTTTGAAAGCCTTCCTTCGAAAGGCTTAAGACCTGATGTCAAAGCGTATACCGTCATGATCGGAGCATTTTGTCGAGAAGGGTTTCTCGATGAGGCGAATGAACTATTTGCGAAAATGAAAGATAGTATTTGCTTGCCTAATGGTGCTACCTACAACACACTTATTCGCGGCTGTTTTTGCAACATGAAGTACAGTGAGGCAATTGCACTCATAGATGAGATGCATGCTCGCGGCTTCTCAGAAGATGCATCTACCGTGTCCATGTTACTAGTCTTACTTGAATCAAAAGATCAGGATCCTGCTCTTCTTGCTTTGCGTAAGAAGTACTTGACGTAGTTACCTTGTATAATTCCAAATCAGGCTTTGATAAGCTCGATAATCGCTTCTTTTATTTCGGCTAAAATCTGCAATTGATACCTCTGTTTCCTGATTGAGTGTTCCTGTATGAATTTTGATCAATTGCTAGCAACAACTGCTATACATATAATATTTTGTTGGATGCATATTGCAATAAAAGAGAAAACTAGACATGACTATTTATCTTCATGGAGAAATTGCAAATGTTCAGCATTTTGTTGCATGAATTGTGTCAGCCGGGTAAATAAATAAAGTACACTTCTTTTGAATAAGATGTAAGATTAAGGCAACAATACGATGACATACACTCCCTGTTAGATTGTTTTTGGAAGAAGTATCATAGTGATATGTCACTGTCTTTGTTTCTCTTGATGCATTCTAATGCTTACTCCTTTTATATTCCTTAGTTTCTAATTGCATTGCTTACAATATtgttatatgtatatgtattCAACATTATTCTTCTAATGAAGCTTCTGTACTGATAGACAACATTCTTGTTTGTGGCTTCTTAGGAGATCCTACATAAGGTCCATGTTATCACACCTTCGATAAGTATGCATACTATTATACTTCCTAAATTGAATACATTTACAATTGTTATTTTAGATGTTTTTAATCTCTTGCTATGCAGCACACGTCGTTGCATTCAAGAGGTAATTGCAGAGTGCAGATTCTGCTCCCCGTTTCGAGGTAACAGAATATGACAATAGCCTTCATTTGTCAAACATGAACCACTCGGTTCACTGTTTGATTCGGTTCCAGATTATTAGATCATTtctatttttaattctaaaaaattgTCTTCTACTATATGCCTTGTAATCCGGGAGACTGGTGTATATTATGACCTCTGCTAATGGAAACTAATGTTCCAAAGTTTTGTTATTATGGTAGTTCTCATAATCTTTATCATGACATCCTCAATATCTAATAGAAATGTTTTAAGAGAAGGGAAAAATAGGCGGACGTGGAATTCAGTTGCAGAAAAAACGCAGACATAGAATGTTATTAACATAATTGGATATATGATGTAGCTACTGATTCGGTGATTCATTTACACGATGAAAGCGTAAACATGGAATTAGAAATCTTTagaaatgtaatttttttaattaaaaattgtTCATGTAGTGATTCTGATGATATAAGAAATAGCCGAGGAAAAGAATGTTATTAACATAATTGAATATATGATGCTCCTTATTCTAATTTGTTGCTTAAATTAATACTTTAATACACTTAGCAGTCAAAAAAAGTTGAATTGGTTTATGACCTTTTAATGCTCGACTAGATGTAATTGGTTTTAGCAGAAATCTTTATAACTATGGCTGTACTGTATGATTTTTAAGTGTATTCGAACTTGAATGTTGTCTTGGTATTGCGGTCAAAATGTGACCTTGAGGCTCTTTTAGGTTAATTGTTACTCGTGTGTAGATCTATTATTTAACGAGTATTAGTTTATGAGTAAGCAAATTGTTACATGTTTATTCAGGTATCTTTCGTTAGCTCCGGTGCTAGTTCGTTAAAGTCTCAATCAAGCATATTTGGTGCTTCTGTTCCTGGGGATTCATTATCCTTACAGTCAAGAGGGCATAAGAATTGTAAACTACTATTCACTATTATAAGTGTCTACTGTAATATATGCTGTTTTGATTTCTATCCCCTGTAATTGTTACAGAAAATCTAGTTCTCGGAGTATCCAACCAATCCAAGTTACAGCCCCTGAACAGCCACCTACCATTCAGAGTAAGAAATGTACGTTGTTACCTAATGCATGGCAAAAAATTTGAGGATTTAGAACTTCTAAGTCTGCTCAATTTTTACAGAACTGGGAGGAAGACAAGATTCGGAATCAATAGTAAGTTAAGTTATGTATTGTGTTGTGTTTTATTTTAGTTTCTCTAATTGATTTATTTCTGATTTAACAAGGCAAATTTAAAATCCCTTGTCTGACACGACATTATTTGTCAGATCGTTTGTACGAAATGTGGACGTTTTGACCAAGTACTAACTGAAAGACCACATATGAAATGTTCATGGAATTCAAATTGAAAGATTTGAGAAATGAGAAAAAAGGAGAGGGAAAGAGGTTGCCTAATATGCAAAGTCAAATTTTACTTGTTTATTAATAAATTAGGTCATCTGCCTTACCCGTTACCAAAGATTGGGAATAGACAATAGTcgttttgtaattatatatagtTATCCTGTACCAATGTCCTTGCTAATCAAATGTTTATGTT carries:
- the LOC141689828 gene encoding uncharacterized protein LOC141689828 isoform X2 — protein: MRFCLSCKSSSGIYLTPFLHSHSLHINPNHPKKPYIPSLSNPNAQLQQLLYEKSKVGFDKLDDALFVFDKMLKMKPLLPALNFSQLLAGLVRMKEYSVGVSMFRDMCVLCVPVNIFTYNTVINCCCHLNRLDYAFSLLGGSIKRGFVPDVVTYNTLIKGLLSQDRPVEAEHMFRKLILFNEVQPNVVTYSIIIDGLCKTSNTLMAVKLFRNMGKKGCIPNTVTYSTLIDALCKDRHVDHALSLLSAMNHKGISPNVVTYNSLIQGLCNFGRWEDAIQLLGEMNARNIPPDLHTYNILIDACCKEGKVKDAESVMELMIQRGQYPDVVTYNSLMDGYCLRGEIDEALEVLKTMRGKGILPNSCTYNILINGCCKKMEVDRAISLLKQMPLEGLVPTIETFSTILQGYFQAGRVVEARKFLQERMLNEGCKLDIVTFTIILHGLCENHLVGEALSFFHTMECAGVHPDIVIYTILIDGLSKDGRLEKARTLFESLPSKGLRPDVKAYTVMIGAFCREGFLDEANELFAKMKDSICLPNGATYNTLIRGCFCNMKYSEAIALIDEMHARGFSEDASTVSMLLVLLESKDQDPALLALRDPT
- the LOC141689828 gene encoding uncharacterized protein LOC141689828 isoform X3: MLKMKPLLPALNFSQLLAGLVRMKEYSVGVSMFRDMCVLCVPVNIFTYNTVINCCCHLNRLDYAFSLLGGSIKRGFVPDVVTYNTLIKGLLSQDRPVEAEHMFRKLILFNEVQPNVVTYSIIIDGLCKTSNTLMAVKLFRNMGKKGCIPNTVTYSTLIDALCKDRHVDHALSLLSAMNHKGISPNVVTYNSLIQGLCNFGRWEDAIQLLGEMNARNIPPDLHTYNILIDACCKEGKVKDAESVMELMIQRGQYPDVVTYNSLMDGYCLRGEIDEALEVLKTMRGKGILPNSCTYNILINGCCKKMEVDRAISLLKQMPLEGLVPTIETFSTILQGYFQAGRVVEARKFLQERMLNEGCKLDIVTFTIILHGLCENHLVGEALSFFHTMECAGVHPDIVIYTILIDGLSKDGRLEKARTLFESLPSKGLRPDVKAYTVMIGAFCREGFLDEANELFAKMKDSICLPNGATYNTLIRGCFCNMKYSEAIALIDEMHARGFSEDASTVSMLLVLLESKDQDPALLALPHVVAFKR
- the LOC141689828 gene encoding uncharacterized protein LOC141689828 isoform X1, translated to MRFCLSCKSSSGIYLTPFLHSHSLHINPNHPKKPYIPSLSNPNAQLQQLLYEKSKVGFDKLDDALFVFDKMLKMKPLLPALNFSQLLAGLVRMKEYSVGVSMFRDMCVLCVPVNIFTYNTVINCCCHLNRLDYAFSLLGGSIKRGFVPDVVTYNTLIKGLLSQDRPVEAEHMFRKLILFNEVQPNVVTYSIIIDGLCKTSNTLMAVKLFRNMGKKGCIPNTVTYSTLIDALCKDRHVDHALSLLSAMNHKGISPNVVTYNSLIQGLCNFGRWEDAIQLLGEMNARNIPPDLHTYNILIDACCKEGKVKDAESVMELMIQRGQYPDVVTYNSLMDGYCLRGEIDEALEVLKTMRGKGILPNSCTYNILINGCCKKMEVDRAISLLKQMPLEGLVPTIETFSTILQGYFQAGRVVEARKFLQERMLNEGCKLDIVTFTIILHGLCENHLVGEALSFFHTMECAGVHPDIVIYTILIDGLSKDGRLEKARTLFESLPSKGLRPDVKAYTVMIGAFCREGFLDEANELFAKMKDSICLPNGATYNTLIRGCFCNMKYSEAIALIDEMHARGFSEDASTVSMLLVLLESKDQDPALLALPHVVAFKR